GATGGTACTTCAACAAAAGTTTCTAACGACTCATCAAAATAACCTGACTTATTTCCGTTAAAGAAGTAGGTAACGTGTCCATATTTCTGAGTTTCAGATATTGCATACTGTCTAACCTTATTAAAAGCTAGGTATTCAGACATTGTTCTAGTAATAGTTGGGGGATTTACCAGGTATTGAGCAGGGATGTGTAAATCACCATCGTATTCCATCATTCCAGCATACTCAACATCAGGAACTCTAACTCTGTCAAATTTATCAAAAGAGTCTCCTTCTTCAAAGGCTTTTGTAATCTCTAGGGATCTATCACCTCTAAAGTTAAAGAAGATAACACTATCTCCATCTTCTATAGTTCCAACTGGCTGTCCATCTTCATCTGCAACAACAAAACCAGGAATATCCTGATCGATAGCCTTAGTCTCTTCCCGTAACATTTTTATAGCATCTACTGCTGATGGGAAAATCTGCCCTAAACCTAGAACATGGGTTTCCCAACCTTTTCTAACCATATCCCAGTTAGCATCATATCTATCCATTGTAAGAACCATTCGACCACCACCTGATGCAATTTTAGCATCAAATGATTCATCGGATAACTCTGCTAAGAAAGCTTGGAAAGGCTCAAAATAGTCTAAGGCAGATGTAGCTCCAACATCTCTACCATCTAAAAGTGCATGAATTCTTACAGTTTTAACCCCATTAGATTTCGCAGTTCTAACCATATGCTCTAAATGATCTATATGAGAATGAACATTACCATCTGATAACAGACCAATAAAGTGTAGTGTTCCATCTTTTTCTTTTACGTTATTTGTTAATTTCAACCAAGTTTCACCTTGATATAGATGACCTGTAGCAATTGAGTTAGAAACTAATTTTGCTCCCTGGGAGAAAACTCGACCACAACCAATAGCATTATGACCAACTTCTGAGTTACCCATGTCTCCATCAGATGGAAGACCTACAGCTGTACCATGGGCCTTAACAGCAACATGGGGACAACTTGCTGTTAAACTATCAAGATTTGGAAGTTTTGATGCTTTAACTGCATCACCCTCTTCATATTTACCATAACCTACACCATCCATTATTGCTAATACAACTGGACCATTCTTCTTACTTAAAGAAGGGTGTTTTTTTAATTTTTCAACCATAATATTCTCCTGTTTAAAAGATATATAAATATCGATACTATTTCAACTGTTTTAACCAATATGGAACGCCATCTTCTTTAAAAACTGCAGTAGCTTTAATTAAAGGTCTTCCAATTAAAACCCTATAGGCACCTAATGCCTTAGCTTTTTTAAGATGACTTATAGTTCTTAAACCACCATCAACCCAAACTTCATTAGCTATTTTTTTAAGTTCAGGAATTAGCTCTTTAAACCTATAAGCTATACCTTCACCATTATCAAAAACCCTACCTCCATGATTAGAAACAACAACAATATCCGGCTTAACCTTAATCATTAATTCTAGATCATTTTGGCTCTGTATACCCTTAACTATAAACCTTTTATTACAAGCTTCTTTTAATTCAAGTAGTTGCTCTTCACTTTTTTGCTCTAGGGATACTAAACCCTCCATAGTTGGAATTCTGTAGGAGTCAATATCTACTCCCATAATATCTACATAGGGTTCAACCATTTTAAATCGTTCTAGAATAATGTTGTTTGGATATGGTTTAATAAATGCTGTTCCAGTTATATTATTATCTTTTAAAGCTTTAATCCCACTTTGTAACTTGAAATCTGGAGTTCCATCACCAATACATGGCATAATACCAGCTTTTTTAGCACCAGAAACCATATAATTATGAAAAACCGACTCAGGGTAGACATTCCCCATATTCTGCCCTACTCCTGTCATTGGAGCAATACCAAGGAGGGGAAGATCAACACCTGAGATATCAACTTCAATTTCATTCCATGATTTAAAATTATTTATAAAAGTAAGAGCTTGACCCTTCCCACCCATACCTGGGACTTCACCTCTACAACCGTAACCGTTACAAACAGAACATCCTCTACATGACTTATGCATAAGCTTAGCAACAGTTCTATTAAATTCTCTATTATCCATTGTTACCTTGTAATAAATCCTCATATATCTCTATATACTTAATAGCGGAATCAGACCATAAAAACCGCTGTTTAAATGCTTCCTGTCTAATAAGGTCAAATTTCCCTGGTGTATTGTAATAAACATCAACAGCTTCATTAACCGAAGAAACTAGCCCCTTTAAAACACCTCTTTTAGTTAATCCATTAAAACCAAAACCAGTTCCACCACTTTTTTTATAAGAACGAACTGTATCTTTTAGTCCTCCTACAAAACGAACAAGGGGCGGTGTGGCATTACTTAAAGATTCCATCTGAGTTATACCACAGGGTTCATATAGACTAGGCATTAAAAAGAGATCACAACCAATACTAATAGTTGAGGCTAATTCTTTATCAAAAGCAAGTGTAACAGATACGTTTTCTAAATCCTTAAACTGCTCTAAAAACTCTTCATATTCAGGGAGTCCAGATGCTAATATTGCTATATTTATATTTTTATTATCAGTAATATGCTCTAAAACACTTTTACCATTAAAAATCTCTTGTAAAAGTTTGAACTTTTGTTCAACAGCTCGTCCAACAAAACCAATTAAAAAGTTTTCCGGATTTTTAAAGTGGCTACTAAGCCTCTTTTTTGCATCTTTTTTCTCTTCTAAAACTTCTTGGTAAGATCTCCCCTCTTTATATTCAAAACCATTTAAAACACCGTATAAAGTTCCCCTCTTCCCGTGTTTTCTAATAGATTTCTCCAAGCCATTCGCCCCTGAGAAGTAGTTAAAGTCGCAATCCTTTTTTAACATCTCTTTTTTATATGTAGGACTTACAGCATTAACAGCGTCTGCACACTCAATCCCTAATTTTAGGGGATTTACAGAATTCCACTTATTTCTAGGGTCTTTAAAAACCTTTCTACTATCCTTGTTATATAGATACTCCATAACACTCCAGTTACGAATTGCAGGAATCCACATATTTCCTTGGTAGGAGTTATTATGAATTGTAAGGAGTCTTAAGGCGCTGTTATTGTCATATTTTAACTTTCCTAATAAAAAGCCTAATCCCCAATCATTAACATGAACAATATCTGGTTTAGTTTCTTCAATAAACTTAGCTGAAGCTAAAGAGAAAAAGTGAAACCGAATAAAGTCATCATAAAATGGTGTATGTTCACTAAAAACATAGGGAACACCATAATCACCTTCAAAATATGTAGTATTCTTAATAAAAGTAACATCTATATCCTTGTATGTAGATTTATGGACTGTTACTTTTTCATCTTTTTTTTCACCATTTTTATTCTTAAAGGGAATAATATAACTTTGATAAGAGTTCTTCTCTATCCAAGATTCATCTACTGATGAGTAGTAGGGAGTAACAATTTCAATATCTATTCCCTTATTTTTTAGTGCTAAGGGTAGTTCTAAGGCAACATCCCCTACACCCCCTACTTTTGAAAAAGGTTTGCATTCTAAAGCAAAATATAAAACCTTCACTATTATGGCTCCTTTGTAAACTGATGGAAATTATTATTAATTATAGAAACGAACTCATTATATGGAACTCCCTTAATTTTTGCTATTTCCTTATATGTAGTATTAATATTATCTAAATAGATTTTTTGACCCACAGAGTTAAATTGATCATCATTCATATCTGATTCTATCAATAATTTCCCTATTGGCATAGCTTCAATAACTTTAATTCTCCTATTCATATAACAATCTTTTAAGGAAAAAGAGAAATAACTGTTGGATTTTAAAGCTATCTTTAAAGAGTCTAAACTTCCTGAATATCCATGGAAGAGTTTTGGTAAACTTTGAAATCCCTCATCTAATATACTTAACATAGGCCCCCAAGCCTTTACACAGTGTAGCGATATACTCTTGTTGTATTTTTTTGCTAATCTTAAAAACTCTTTAAATACAACTATCTGTGTTTCTAAACTATCTCCCCTTTTATCTAAACCAATCTCCCCTACATTAGTGTACTTATCTAATAACAGTGTTTCAAATAACTCATAATCAATTTTTGAATCTATATAAAGGGGATGAACTCCAATATTTTTTACTCTTTTATTAATTTCTCTTATATTAATAATGTCCAAGTTAGTAACTGTGTTATAAATAGATAATATAGGTAATTTAGATCGAATATGATGATGCACATCTATTAGCTGGTCCATGAGTACATTATACATGATAAAAAAAATCTATCAATTTATTAAAAAGTATTGACCATTTTTTCATCTTAAAGTATATTTCTTCACGTTGTTAGCCGCTGTAGCTCAGTCGGTAGAGCAGGGGACTGAAAATCCCTGTGTCATGAGTTCAAGTCTCATTGGTGGCACTATACAATAACCGTAGATTTATCTACGGTTTTTTTTTGCACTAAAAATAGATATCTGTTATATTATACCTATGTGTAAAAAAACTCTAATCCTATTTATAATTCTTTTAACATTTGGATGTACTACAATTAAGGTAGAAGATGATACTTATATTGTTAAAGATAATCTATCTAACGTTGAAAAAGAGATAATTATAAAACCAGAGGATATCAATAAACTAAGAAGCGCACTATCTGATAATATCCTTGCTAATTCAGACCCTTATTATGGTGATTTTGCCTCCTTAATTTTAGACTTAATTAGGAAAAAAAAATGGGAGTTTTTATCTGAACTTACAAATATCAGTAAGTATAATAGTTATGTATTAGAGAGTAATGGGTCCTTAATAGACTATTCTATGTATATGTTACACACAGGGGATGAGGGTATATCTACAAACTACTCTATAGATAATATTGAAAATGCATTTTATACCAATAGTTATATAGATGGAGAGAGTAGAGTTTTCGAAGGTATATATATATACCCAACTGGGGAGACTGAGTTTTTTAAGATTGATATAATAGATTCTAAATATGGTTTAATATTAACTAGGGAGTAATATGGAAAATGTAGCTATATTTTGGGATATAGAAAATGTAACACCTAAAAGTAATAATACACTTTTTATAGAGGGAATGTGGGAGTATTCAGAGTCAATAGGCCGGGTTGTATCAAGTCACGCCTATGCAGATTGGAGTAAACCACAATTTAGAAAAATAGGTCCAGTTTTAAGCTCACTTCACTTTCATATGGTCCATATCCCAAGGGAAAAAACAAGAAAAAATAGTGCGGACATGCAACTAGTTACAGATTGTCTAGAACTTTTAAGATATTATCATCATATTGATACCTATGTATTAATCACTGGGGATAGCGATTTTAGGCCACTACTTCATACACTTAGAAAGACAGGGAAAAAAATACATATTATTTGCGATATAACAACAGCAAGTCAGGACCTGCTCTATTTAGCGGATTTTTTTGTTGATTATAGGGATATTATTCATTATAGCGAAAATGAGCATGAAGATTTAGGATCAATGTTTACCGTAGATGAATTTGATGAGGATGTTGACTCTAAGATTTATACTGGAACAGATTCTAGGGAATTTTGGTATCCAGCTATAGGAGAAGCAGCAGCCCTTTTAGAACATGAAGGGAAAAAGTGTAACATGTCTACACTTAAGATAAAGCTAAAGATGTTAAACCCAGATTTTGATGAAAAGAAGTTAGGGTTTAAGAGATGGAGCCTCTGTGTACACCTAGCAGCAAAAGCTGGATATGTAATTTTATTAGAAAAAGATAATCAAACAATAATTAAAGCTATAAAAGATGAGTATAAAAAAGGAGAGTTACAGACTTCCTTCTCACTTCTAGTTAATATACTAAATGAAGTTGATCCAGATGAGTTTAAAACCTACGCTATAATCAACTCTAAAATGGAGAATCAAGGTGTAGTATTTGAGGATTTAGGATATAAGAAGTTTAAAAAATATGTTTTAGCAGCTGAAGTTAGAGGTTTAGTTGAAACAAAAAATATTAATAATGCTCAATATTTAAGAGCAATTAGGAGATAAATTATGATGTGGAGGGCATCCCATATATTAGTAAAGGACCCACAACTTGCAACTCGAATTTTAAAAGAGTTAAAAGATGGAGAAGATTTTAAAATTCTTGCTAAAAAATACTCAACATGTCCAAGTAAAAAAAAGGGTGGAGATCTAGGTTGGTTTGGACCTAACGCTATGGTACAAGCC
Above is a genomic segment from Thiospirochaeta perfilievii containing:
- a CDS encoding alpha-hydroxy-acid oxidizing protein, producing the protein MDNREFNRTVAKLMHKSCRGCSVCNGYGCRGEVPGMGGKGQALTFINNFKSWNEIEVDISGVDLPLLGIAPMTGVGQNMGNVYPESVFHNYMVSGAKKAGIMPCIGDGTPDFKLQSGIKALKDNNITGTAFIKPYPNNIILERFKMVEPYVDIMGVDIDSYRIPTMEGLVSLEQKSEEQLLELKEACNKRFIVKGIQSQNDLELMIKVKPDIVVVSNHGGRVFDNGEGIAYRFKELIPELKKIANEVWVDGGLRTISHLKKAKALGAYRVLIGRPLIKATAVFKEDGVPYWLKQLK
- a CDS encoding peptidylprolyl isomerase, whose amino-acid sequence is MMWRASHILVKDPQLATRILKELKDGEDFKILAKKYSTCPSKKKGGDLGWFGPNAMVQAFENSVRTLTVGKISKPIRTQFGLHIIKKTGQRN
- a CDS encoding NYN domain-containing protein, coding for MENVAIFWDIENVTPKSNNTLFIEGMWEYSESIGRVVSSHAYADWSKPQFRKIGPVLSSLHFHMVHIPREKTRKNSADMQLVTDCLELLRYYHHIDTYVLITGDSDFRPLLHTLRKTGKKIHIICDITTASQDLLYLADFFVDYRDIIHYSENEHEDLGSMFTVDEFDEDVDSKIYTGTDSREFWYPAIGEAAALLEHEGKKCNMSTLKIKLKMLNPDFDEKKLGFKRWSLCVHLAAKAGYVILLEKDNQTIIKAIKDEYKKGELQTSFSLLVNILNEVDPDEFKTYAIINSKMENQGVVFEDLGYKKFKKYVLAAEVRGLVETKNINNAQYLRAIRR
- a CDS encoding TatD family hydrolase codes for the protein MDQLIDVHHHIRSKLPILSIYNTVTNLDIINIREINKRVKNIGVHPLYIDSKIDYELFETLLLDKYTNVGEIGLDKRGDSLETQIVVFKEFLRLAKKYNKSISLHCVKAWGPMLSILDEGFQSLPKLFHGYSGSLDSLKIALKSNSYFSFSLKDCYMNRRIKVIEAMPIGKLLIESDMNDDQFNSVGQKIYLDNINTTYKEIAKIKGVPYNEFVSIINNNFHQFTKEP
- a CDS encoding glycogen synthase; this translates as MKVLYFALECKPFSKVGGVGDVALELPLALKNKGIDIEIVTPYYSSVDESWIEKNSYQSYIIPFKNKNGEKKDEKVTVHKSTYKDIDVTFIKNTTYFEGDYGVPYVFSEHTPFYDDFIRFHFFSLASAKFIEETKPDIVHVNDWGLGFLLGKLKYDNNSALRLLTIHNNSYQGNMWIPAIRNWSVMEYLYNKDSRKVFKDPRNKWNSVNPLKLGIECADAVNAVSPTYKKEMLKKDCDFNYFSGANGLEKSIRKHGKRGTLYGVLNGFEYKEGRSYQEVLEEKKDAKKRLSSHFKNPENFLIGFVGRAVEQKFKLLQEIFNGKSVLEHITDNKNINIAILASGLPEYEEFLEQFKDLENVSVTLAFDKELASTISIGCDLFLMPSLYEPCGITQMESLSNATPPLVRFVGGLKDTVRSYKKSGGTGFGFNGLTKRGVLKGLVSSVNEAVDVYYNTPGKFDLIRQEAFKQRFLWSDSAIKYIEIYEDLLQGNNG
- the gpmI gene encoding 2,3-bisphosphoglycerate-independent phosphoglycerate mutase, with product MVEKLKKHPSLSKKNGPVVLAIMDGVGYGKYEEGDAVKASKLPNLDSLTASCPHVAVKAHGTAVGLPSDGDMGNSEVGHNAIGCGRVFSQGAKLVSNSIATGHLYQGETWLKLTNNVKEKDGTLHFIGLLSDGNVHSHIDHLEHMVRTAKSNGVKTVRIHALLDGRDVGATSALDYFEPFQAFLAELSDESFDAKIASGGGRMVLTMDRYDANWDMVRKGWETHVLGLGQIFPSAVDAIKMLREETKAIDQDIPGFVVADEDGQPVGTIEDGDSVIFFNFRGDRSLEITKAFEEGDSFDKFDRVRVPDVEYAGMMEYDGDLHIPAQYLVNPPTITRTMSEYLAFNKVRQYAISETQKYGHVTYFFNGNKSGYFDESLETFVEVPSDVIPFEEKPEMKCKEITDKVVEAIESGDYDFIRLNYPNGDMVGHTGVFEAVKTSMEAMDRQIARLKEAVEKVGGVLILTADHGNADDMYEHNKKSGDVTLEDGHPKAKTSHSLNPVPCIIFDPTYNNEYKKELKEGLGISSITATCMNFLGFEAPEDYDSSILDY